Genomic DNA from uncultured Acetobacterium sp.:
TTTTCCTTACGGCCGGTATTTCTGGCAATAACGCCATTGGCACAATCCAGAATCGTCTGGGTTGATCGATAATTTTCTTCCAGTTTAACCACCTTGGCGTTGGTATAATCTTTTTCAAAATCCAGAATGTTGTTGATATCCGCTCCCCGCCAGCCGTAAATACTCTGGTCGTCGTCCCCGCAGACGCAAATGTTTTTATTTTTTGCAGCCAGCATATTAACCAGTTCGTATTGACTGTGGTTGGTATCCTGATATTCATCCACCATAATATACTTAAAGCGGTTCTGATATTGTTCCAGAATTTCCGGAAAGCCTTTGAATAATACCAGGGTATTGTAGATCAGATCATCAAAATCCATGGCATTGTTGGCTTTCAGGCTTTCCTGGTAACGTTTATAGTAAATACCGACCTTTTCTTTTCGGAAATCGCCAGCATTTTCTTTCATGTAGGCTTCAGGACTGACAAAATTATTTTTGGCGGTTGAGACTTCGCCGCTTAAAAACTGGTTGGTAAAATATTTATCATTGAGTCCCAATTCTTTGATCAGACTTTTATATAAACGTTTTTGATCATCCATGTCATAAATAACAAAATTATCATCGTAACCCAGCCATTGCGCATGGGACCGCATGATCCGGGCACACATCGCATGAAAGGTGGACATCCAAATGCGTTTACTATCCTGAATATTCATTTTGGCAATCCGTTCCCGCATTTCGCCGGCGGCTTTATTGGTAAAGGTAATTGCCAGAATTTGAGAGGGCCATGCCTGCCCGGTTTCAATGATATGGGCAATTCGATGAATAATGGTTCGTGTTTTTCCTGATCCGGCTCCTGCCAGTATCAGTAATGGCCCATCAATGGTTTCTGCTGCTTCTCGTTGTCGACTGTTTAACCCGTCTAATAAACTCATGTATTCTCCTAAATATTTATTTCATAGATAATTGCAAAAGTGCTATTCGCTTTATGATCAGCTTCGCAATTAGCTAATTTATTTCCATTATTAAAATAACTTTTCTCCATAATAAATGCTTTTTAAAACTTTATCCATCGCGGATGCATCCATGGCCACCGGATTTCGCTGGGTAGAGCCCATCAGTGAATTTTTCAGCAAATCATCGTAATGCGCGTTAAATTCAGTTTCGGGGATACCGGCGGCTTGAAAGGAGGTCGGAATGCCAAAGGTTTTGTTTAAATCAATGATTTCGTCGATAATGTTTTTCCCGATTAACCGGGATAGCTGTTCCAGATCCTCGGCCACCTGAAGATCCTGCTGATTGTATTCCAGCACATAGGGCAAGGCAACGGCGTTAAGGAGTCCATGGCTGGTGCCAAAGCGTCCGCCAAAAGCATGGGCAATGCCGTGATCCATTCCCAGTCCAGCATTCTGGAAGGAAAAACCAGCCAGACACTGAAAATTGTGGACATGCTGACGGCTTTCAATATCACCGCTTTCAAAAGACCGGCGCAAGTACTTTAACAAACCTTCCACCGCCCCCTTGGCCATGGTTTTAGTGAAGTCATCAGCGTTTTTGTTGATATAGGCTTCCAGGCCGTGGGTCAAAGCATCCATTCCTGATTCCACCATCACACTGGGCGGCATGGACAGAGCCAGTTCGCCATCTAAAATAGCCACATCGGGAATAAATGCTTTTGTTTTCAATCCGATTTTTATATTTTCTTCAGTAAAGGTAATGACTGCTGCCCGAGTCACTTCCGCAGCGGTCCCTGAAGTGGATGGAATGGCAACGAGTATAATCCGTTCGCGCTTCTCCGGGGCGTTCCCGGTTCTGATTTCTTCAATGGTCA
This window encodes:
- a CDS encoding iron-containing alcohol dehydrogenase, encoding MSNLKFYGDEIITGPGTLSAIKNLVGQRFFIVTGKTALFRNGTIKRAEAFLKERDKDYDILSGIGANPSVSDVEEGLIKMKAFNPDVVIAIGGGSVIDVAKVMTLMCEYEALTIEEIRTGNAPEKRERIILVAIPSTSGTAAEVTRAAVITFTEENIKIGLKTKAFIPDVAILDGELALSMPPSVMVESGMDALTHGLEAYINKNADDFTKTMAKGAVEGLLKYLRRSFESGDIESRQHVHNFQCLAGFSFQNAGLGMDHGIAHAFGGRFGTSHGLLNAVALPYVLEYNQQDLQVAEDLEQLSRLIGKNIIDEIIDLNKTFGIPTSFQAAGIPETEFNAHYDDLLKNSLMGSTQRNPVAMDASAMDKVLKSIYYGEKLF